From a region of the Lactuca sativa cultivar Salinas chromosome 4, Lsat_Salinas_v11, whole genome shotgun sequence genome:
- the LOC111889872 gene encoding uncharacterized protein LOC111889872 yields the protein MNGGPFFRNYSIQKPSRSVPVQQTQHRSSPKVVSVPVHFISSEQPRTTLSMLKDSAALKIQKVVRGFIVRKSVKKVGSIRNEVSEIERRINDIEIIDLIRRDAKERLRVNETLMSLLFKLDSIRGVDCGVRLLRKAVTSKAIALQEKVDSIAHADQENLDSLNYSGEIDVNNVCRSTSEQITETSGDTGNSQSVENDVVKEMVVNYNHVEIAADLTEIEEEDHTSIAGSMEVEKVHKEGDGGNDDKGKREVVEKLMADNEKMMKLMIQISERNEMQTRMINSLSRRVEQLEEAFRTDKLRRKKKKTRAALRRLDKDNFSI from the coding sequence ATGAACGGCGGTCCGTTTTTCAGAAACTATTCCATTCAAAAACCATCACGATCTGTTCCAGTCCAGCAAACACAACACAGATCATCGCCGAAGGTGGTTTCTGTGCCAGTTCACTTCATTTCATCTGAGCAACCACGAACTACATTATCGATGTTAAAGGATTCGGCGGCGCTTAAGATCCAAAAAGTGGTCAGAGGTTTTATTGTGAGAAAGAGCGTGAAGAAGGTCGGTTCAATTAGAAACGAGGTTAGTGAAATCGAACGGAGGATTAACGATATCGAAATTATTGATTTGATTCGTAGAGATGCAAAGGAGCGGTTGAGAGTGAACGAAACCCTAATGTCTTTGCTTTTCAAATTGGATTCGATTCGTGGTGTTGATTGTGGCGTTAGGCTTTTGAGGAAAGCGGTTACCAGTAAGGCAATCGCGCTGCAGGAGAAGGTGGACTCGATTGCGCACGCTGATCAAGAAAACCTAGATTCACTTAACTACTCTGGCGAAATTGATGTTAACAATGTCTGTAGAAGTACCTCCGAACAGATCACAGAAACCTCCGGTGACACTGGCAATTCGCAATCCGTAGAAAATGATGTCGTAAAGGAGATGGTTGTCAATTACAATCATGTGGAAATTGCAGCAGATTTAACGGAAATTGAGGAAGAGGATCATACATCCATTGCAGGTTCAATGGAAGTAGAGAAAGTCCATAAGGAAGGCGACGGAGGAAATGATGATAAGGGGAAGAGGGAAGTCGTGGAGAAGTTGATGGCTGATAATGAGAAGATGATGAAACTCATGATACAGATTTCCGAGAGGAACGAAATGCAGACACGGATGATCAACTCGTTAAGTCGAAGGGTGGAGCAGTTGGAGGAGGCATTTAGGACTGATAAgctgaggaggaagaagaagaaaacacGTGCTGCTTTAAGGAGGCTAGATAAAGATAATTTCTCCATTTGA